The following proteins are co-located in the Echinicola sp. 20G genome:
- a CDS encoding D-alanyl-D-alanine carboxypeptidase/D-alanyl-D-alanine-endopeptidase, translated as MKNILLAALILLSACKVQHIKKSVRDSEVFDQGFTGFMLFDPAKDKVLYAMNEDKYFTPASNTKMFTFYAAYKILGERVNSLDYIESGDSLIFWGTGDPALLHPDFEDSSVLDLLKGTDKKLYMADNFDEVQAYASGWSWNWYNYYYGPERSAMPVYGNIIRFKKDLAEDRMHFSPLFFVNNIKEDRYMPTRSYSIVRDQKMNDFRYYLKADSLSFETDKPFVTSSQLAKELLMDTLGKEIAVIDYEPFKHREHQKLQGISTDSLYKQMLTISDNFLAEQLMVLVADELFDSLEVKSAIRYVTENYLDDLPDSPQWVDGSGLSSQNKFTPRSIVKLLEKIRAEVPEEKIFAYFPSGGKSGTIRSWYKSDDENPYVFAKTGTLSGVHCLSGYLLTKSGKTLYFSFMHNNYVISSSELKREMEKVLYQIYTKY; from the coding sequence ATGAAAAATATACTATTAGCAGCGCTGATACTACTGTCTGCCTGCAAAGTCCAACATATCAAGAAATCTGTCAGAGATTCGGAAGTTTTTGACCAAGGTTTTACAGGTTTTATGCTTTTTGACCCAGCCAAGGACAAGGTGCTTTATGCCATGAATGAAGACAAATACTTTACGCCTGCGTCCAATACGAAGATGTTTACTTTCTATGCTGCTTATAAAATTCTTGGAGAACGAGTAAATAGTTTGGATTATATAGAAAGCGGGGATTCTTTGATCTTTTGGGGAACTGGTGATCCAGCCTTGCTTCATCCGGACTTTGAGGACTCCTCTGTTTTGGATCTGCTAAAAGGAACAGATAAAAAATTGTATATGGCAGACAATTTTGATGAAGTGCAGGCTTACGCTTCAGGATGGTCTTGGAACTGGTACAATTATTATTACGGTCCAGAGCGCTCAGCAATGCCGGTTTATGGGAATATTATTCGCTTTAAGAAAGATTTGGCTGAAGATAGGATGCATTTTTCACCTTTGTTTTTTGTGAATAATATCAAGGAGGACCGCTACATGCCTACCCGTAGTTACAGCATTGTTAGAGATCAAAAGATGAATGACTTCCGTTATTACCTGAAGGCCGATTCACTAAGCTTTGAGACCGATAAGCCTTTTGTGACCTCCAGTCAATTGGCCAAAGAGCTGCTTATGGATACACTTGGAAAAGAGATCGCAGTGATAGATTACGAACCTTTTAAACATAGAGAACATCAAAAGCTTCAAGGGATCTCCACGGATTCTTTGTACAAACAGATGCTGACCATCAGTGATAATTTTTTAGCGGAACAATTGATGGTTTTGGTAGCAGATGAGTTGTTTGATTCGCTAGAGGTGAAGAGTGCGATTCGATATGTGACGGAGAATTACCTGGATGACTTGCCTGACAGCCCCCAATGGGTGGATGGCTCAGGGCTTTCCAGTCAAAATAAGTTTACCCCGAGAAGTATTGTAAAGCTGTTGGAGAAGATCAGGGCGGAGGTGCCAGAGGAGAAGATATTTGCTTATTTTCCTTCCGGGGGGAAGTCAGGAACCATCCGGTCTTGGTATAAGTCTGATGATGAAAATCCTTATGTATTTGCCAAAACGGGTACTTTGAGCGGGGTACATTGCCTGAGTGGCTATTTGCTGACCAAGTCTGGAAAAACACTTTATTTTAGCTTTATGCACAATAATTATGTGATCAGTTCCAGCGAATTGAAAAGAGAAATGGAAAAAGTACTGTATCAGATTTATACCAAGTATTAG